A genomic stretch from Spirochaetota bacterium includes:
- a CDS encoding response regulator — protein sequence MAQETPARILTIEDEDIVRINIAAYLEDHGFSVLQAANGREGLDMFRAEKPDLVLVDLRMPEINGLQVLGHVAVEAPEIPVIIVSGTGIMRDAIEALRLGAWDFVTKPIQDMEVLKYSIMKSLERASLLRENRIYKEHLEDEIKKRTAELRETNYMLKEEILERWKVEEELRKSITTLQKTITGIVHTISLIGEIRDPYTGGHQRRVAELARAIGEELGLDEDRLQGVFVAGMLHDIGKISVPIEILCKPSGITEIESMMLKTHPEVSWEILREIEFPWPVARIVLQHHERMDGSGFPGGLKGEDILLEARIIGVADVVEAMASHRPYRPALGIDKAIEEIIAKKNSYYDPAAVDACVRLFREKGYTLDSHKTGFEGRIPLGA from the coding sequence ATGGCACAGGAGACGCCAGCGCGGATTCTTACGATAGAGGATGAGGACATAGTTCGGATAAATATTGCGGCATACCTGGAGGATCATGGATTCTCCGTGCTGCAGGCGGCGAACGGGCGTGAGGGTCTGGACATGTTTCGGGCCGAAAAACCGGACCTCGTGCTGGTGGACTTGAGGATGCCGGAGATCAACGGGCTGCAGGTGCTGGGCCACGTCGCGGTGGAGGCGCCGGAAATACCCGTGATAATCGTATCGGGTACCGGCATCATGCGGGACGCGATCGAGGCGCTCAGGCTGGGCGCGTGGGATTTCGTCACCAAGCCGATACAGGACATGGAGGTTCTTAAATACTCCATAATGAAGAGCCTTGAGCGCGCCTCCCTTCTCCGGGAAAACCGTATTTATAAAGAGCACCTCGAGGACGAGATAAAGAAGCGCACCGCGGAGCTGCGGGAAACAAACTACATGCTCAAGGAGGAAATCCTCGAACGTTGGAAGGTCGAGGAGGAACTCCGCAAATCAATCACCACACTTCAAAAAACCATCACCGGCATCGTACATACGATCTCGCTTATCGGTGAGATTCGGGATCCGTACACGGGCGGACACCAGCGGCGCGTGGCGGAGCTCGCGCGGGCGATAGGCGAGGAGCTTGGCCTGGACGAGGATCGCCTGCAAGGGGTATTCGTCGCCGGCATGCTGCATGATATCGGAAAAATATCGGTGCCCATCGAGATACTGTGCAAGCCCTCCGGGATCACCGAGATAGAATCGATGATGCTGAAAACCCATCCCGAGGTGAGCTGGGAGATCCTTCGCGAGATCGAGTTCCCCTGGCCCGTGGCCCGCATTGTTTTACAACACCACGAACGCATGGACGGGTCCGGGTTCCCGGGCGGCCTGAAGGGGGAAGATATCCTGCTCGAAGCGAGAATCATCGGGGTCGCGGACGTCGTCGAGGCGATGGCTTCGCATCGGCCCTACCGCCCCGCGCTCGGTATCGATAAAGCCATTGAGGAGATCATAGCGAAAAAAAATTCGTATTACGATCCGGCCGCGGTGGACGCCTGCGTGCGGCTGTTCCGCGAAAAGGGTTATACCCTGGACTCGCATAAAACGGGGTTCGAGGGAAGGATACCCCTTGGGGCCTGA